Below is a genomic region from Deinococcus radiotolerans.
GGACGCCCAGCGCGTTCACGGCGAGCAGCACCCAGCGCCAGACGCGCAGAGCCTGGGCGCGTGCGGCGGGCTGTTCGGCCGCTTCGACAGACACCATCCAGCGCGCGAGGTTGGCCGTGAGCCAGATCAGCGGCACCATGAACATCAGGGCGATCACGGGCGCGGTGGGATGCGCGCTCGTCGGTGCGACGGTCAGCGCGAACTGCACGGCCAGCAGCGTCCACAGCCACCGGCCGGCCGGCCGCGCGGCCGGAGCAGGTGGAATACGGTCCTGAAGGGTCACCCGCGCAGGATAGAGGAGGAGGGAGGCCAGAGCACGTGAACCTGCACGGTCTACCGGGGCAGCCAGCCGTCCGGGAAGCCCGTGGCGGGGTGGATGGCCTGAGCCGCCGTCAGCATGGCGGGCCACTGTTCGGGCCGGTAGCGGCGGCTCAGGTGCAGCAGCGTCAGTGCGGGGATGCCCGCCACGTAGGCGAGGGTGGCGACCTGCGTGACCGTGGTGTGCTGATGGCGCGTGGCGAGGTCCTGATCCTCGGGCGCGTACTGCGCCTCGGCGTACAGCGTCTGCACGCCACGCAGGACGGGGGCGAGGCGGGCCTGCTGCGCGTCGTCCAGAAGGAAGTCCGTGAGGTACGCGAGGCTCTCCCCGCGTTCGCGTTCCATCAGTGCGGCTCGGAGGGCGTCCGCATGGTGGACCTGACCGTTCACGTCGAGATCTCCTTTCGCCCCGCCTTTCAATGCGGCCAGCCACGGGCCGGGGCGCAGGCCCAGCCCTGCCAAGGCGGCGGTGTTCACGCGCTCCCGGTCGGGCTCGCGCAGGATGAAGCCCAGGCTGCGGCCGTGGTGTTCCAGTGGGACGGCCTGCACGCTGACTTCCGCGGTGGTGAGGATGGTGCCGCCGTGCGTGCGGGTGCCGGCCTCGTGCGCGGTGGCGAACGCCTCGCGCGCATCGAACCGGTAGGACCGCACGTGCGTGTCGTGCACGTCATGCACCACCCACTGCCCGCGCAAATCGGGCGCGTGGTTCCACCAGAACCCCTGGAAGCGGTGCCCGAGGATGCGGGCGGTGCCGGGCGGGCCCCAGGCGTGCGTGGGTGCCGCGCGGTCGAAGGTGGCGCGGAAGAAGTCGTCGAAGCCGCCCACGTGATCCATGTGCAGGTGCGACAGCAGCAGGTGATCGGTGGCCTGCACCTCCGCGAAGGGCAGCGTGTCCAGCACGTGCGCGCCGCAGTCCAGCAGCAGCCGCGTGCGGCCCTGCCCGCTGTCCGCCGTGACCCACAGCGCGTTGTCTTCCGCTGGTCTGCCCAGCACCTCGGCCCTCAACATGCTGGGCAGTATGCCTGCGCCGCGGTAGGCGGGGCCACGGTGGTTCGGCGGAGGGTTCGCCCGGTACGATGGCGTATGCCTCCTGCCTCACTGCGGAACGTGACCCTGGTCGTGCGGGACCCGCAGGCGTCGCGGGCGTTCTACCGCTCGGTGCTGGACCTGCCGGACGCGCCGGACGCCGGGCCGAACTTCGTGATGCTCCAGGCGGGGTCCGTGACCGTGATCCTGCAACCGGCCGCGGCCAGCAGCGCCGCGCCGCAGCCGGGCGGGGTGGAACTGGGCTTCGAGGTCCCGGATGTGGACGCCGCGCGCGACGCGCTGCTCGCGGCGGGCGGCACGGTGGGCGACGTGCAGCGCATGGGCTGGGGTGAGGCGCTCGATGCCCGCGACCCGGACGGGCACGCGCTGACCCTGTACCGACGCCGCTGACCATGCCGGCTCGTCTGGCGCTGCTGGTGGCGGTTCACGCGGCCCTGTGGCTGGGCCTGAACCGCGCGCTGCCGTGGCCGGAGCGGCTGACGGCGTACGGCGCGGCCCTGCGCGGCGCGCTGGAGCCCGGCGTGTGGACGGACGTGGCCCCCGCCGCGCTGCTGACGGGCACGTACCTGCTGCTGGGGACGCTGCTGGCGTGGGCGCTGGTGGGTGGGCTGCGGCGGGTGCCTCTGCCCACGCTGTGGGTGCTGGAAGCCCTGCCGCCGTTTGGGCTGCTGATCGGGGCGCTGGCGTTGGGCCTGACCGTCACGACGGCGCGCGGCTGGTCGTTGCCGCTGACGCCCTGGGCGCCGCTGATGTTGGCGCTGTTCGCACTGACCCTGGCGCTGCCGGCCGCCGCCCGCGCGGCGACGCAGGGGTGCGGCGCGTTCCGGGACGCGTGGCAGGCGCCGTACACCCGCGCAGCCCGCGCCATGGGAGTCCTGGAGGCGCGCCTGGCGGGGCGGGCGTGGGCGGTCGCGCGGCCCGTGGCCGCCCGCAGCCTGACGGGCGACACGCTGAACATCGTCCTGTCCCTGACGGTCCTGGAGGGCCTGCTCCAGTTCCCGGGGGTGGGCACTGCCGTGTACGGCGCTGTTCAGGCCACCCTGAGCGGCACCTCGTCCCTTCTGGACGGTTCGGCGCTGGCGGCGGCCCTGGCGGCCCTGCTGGCGCTGGGCGGCGTGGTGGGGGCCGCGCAGCAGACCGTGGCCTCACGCCTCGATCCGCGCCCCGCGCCGGACGCCGCGTGAGGTGGTGGTGGCTGCTGGCGCCGCTCGTGCTGCTGGCGCTGCTGGCTCCCCGCGCCGAGTGCCCGGTGCGGCCCCTGATCGCCCTGCCGGGCGTGACGGACGCCGCCGCGCTGCGCGTGCCGCCGCTGCGGCCCGGTGATCCGCTGGCGCGTCTGGGAACCGACCGGTTCGGACGGGACGCGGCGTGCGTGCTGCCCCGCGCGCTGCGGCGGTCCCTGACTCTGGCGCTCTGGGCGCTGGCGTGGGGGGCGGTGCCGGGCGTGCTGCTGGGCCTGTGGCGCGGTTGGCGCGGCGCCGTCACCTGGGTGCCGGAACTGCCGGCGCTGCTGCTTGCGGCCCTGCTGCTGGGGCGTGGGTCGTTCCGGCTGGTGCTGGCGGGCGGCGTGGCACTCCTCACGGCGCGGATGGTGGCGGCGCAGGTGACGGCCGTGCGCCGGGAGGGGTTCGTCGAGGGCGCGGCCGCGCTGGGCGGCGGGACTGCGCATGTGCTGCGCGTGCACGTGTGGCCCCACCTGCGCCCGCGCCTGGGGGCGGTGCTGGGAACCGTCCTGAGCGGCGTGTTCCTGTGGCTGATGGAACTGGGCGCGCTGGGCTTCCATGACCAGCCGACGCTGACCGTGGCGTTCACGGACGGGCTGGACGCCGTACCGGACGTGACGGCCGTGCCGCTGAACGCCGACCTGGGTCAGCTGATCAGCTTCGCGCGCTGGACGTGGCTGGACACGCCCGAGGGGCTGGCGTGGCCCGCGCTGCTGCTCACGCTTCTGGTGCTGGCCCTGAAGGACGCGGCGCGCGCCACCAGCGGCCCCCGAACACGTGCAGGGTCAGGCCCGCGAAGACCAGCAGCGCGCCGATAGCCTTGCCGGGCGGGAACGCCTCGTGGAAGGCCAGGGCGCTGGCGATCAGGCCGAACACCGGCACCAGCAGCGACAGGGGCGCCACCCGCGCCGCGCCGTGCCGCTGGATCAGCAGCGACCACAGGCCGAAGCCCAGCACGGTGTTCCCCAGCCCCATGAATACGATGGCGCCCCAGAAGCCCCACCCGCTGTGCGTGAGGGTGTGGCCCACGGCGGCCCAGCCGCCGGTCAGGCCCGCCAGCAGCGTCAGGGGAATGGGGGGAATCAGGGCACTCCAGACGACCAGGGACAGCATGTTCGCGCCCCCTGAGGCGCGCACCACGAGGTTGCTGCCCGCCCAGCCCAGCGCGGCCAGCAGCGTCAATCCCAGGCTGACGAGGGGCAGGTCGCCGCCGGAGAGCGCGCCGATCAGAGCCATGCCGCCGAACGCGGCTGTCATCCCGGCGGCCTGCCAGGGCTGGATGCGTTCGCCCAGCAGCCGCGCGGCGAGCAGCGCCGTGAAGAACGCCTGCATCTGCATGAGCAGCGAGCCCAGCCCCGCGCTCATGCCCAGCTGAATGGCGAGGTACAACAGGCCGAACTGCACGACGCCCACCAACAGTCCGTACCCCCACAGCAGGCGCGCGGGCAGCTGCGGGCGCGGCACGAGGAACACGGCTGGGAGGGCCGCCACCGCGAAGCGCAGCGCGGCGACCAGCAGCGGCGGGGCGCCCGCGACACTCCACTTGATCACGATGAAGTTCACGCCCCAGATGCCCGTGATGAGCAGCGCCAGCAGCAGCGCGCGGGCATTCAGGGGCGGCAGGGTCGCGGGGGCGCTCATTGCGCGGGAGTGTACGCCCGGCCCCCTACCGGCGTTCGGTTATGACGGACAGTGACACTTTCGATTGCATGGCGGGGCGGTGTTAGAGTAGCGCAGCACCACACAACCCAGGCGAACTCCTGCCGGCTGACACCCCGGACGGGACGCTTGCCGATGGAGGCTCCATGCATAAAGGTCTGTCCGTCTCCCTGCTCAGCGCCGCCCTGCTGCTCGCGTCCTGCTCGCAGACCCCCACCGCCCCCCAGGCCGCCGCACCCCAGGGCAGCGACTCCCTGGTCGCCACCGCCGACGAGTGCAGCACCTTCCAGCAGTACCCGGTCGTCGTGTCCCGCGTGGACTTCAAGACCAAACGCGACTGGCTGGACATCGTCAAGACCTTCGAACCGGTCGGCGGCAGCCTCGAAGACGGCTACGTGCTGCTGGACATCAGCCGCCCCGAATTCGAGCAGCTGCGCGTCACCGGCCTCGCCCGCGGCTGGACCGTGAAGATCGACCAGACCCAGACCGAACGGCACAGCGCGTCCCTGAAGACCCCGCTGGGGGCGCTGAGCATCAGCGGGTACAGCTGCTACCGCACGGTCGAGGAGACCTACGCCAGCGCGCAGGGCCTCGTCACGCAGTACCCGAACCTCGCCAGCTGGAGCAGCTTCGGGTCCTCGTGGCTCAAGAGCAAGGGGCGCGGCGGGTACGACATGAACGTCCTGAAACTCACGAACAAGAGCGTGACGGGGACCAAACCGCGGCTGCTGATCACGGCGTCGATTCACGCGCGCGAGTACACCCCGGCGGAACTCACGACGCGGTTCGCGGAGTACCTGCTGGCGAACTACGGCAAGGACGCGGACGTGACGTGGATGCTGGACAGCCAGGAGGTCTGGCTGGTCCTCCAGAGCAACCCGGACGGCCGGAAGAAAGCGGAGGCGGGCGCGTCGTGGCGCAAGAACGTGAACGACACGCAGGCGTGCAGCAACGGCCTGTACGGCGTGGACCTCAACCGCAACTTCAACTACGCCTGGGGCACCGGCGGGTCCAGCGCCGACCCCTGCAACGAGACGTACAAGGGCGTGGCCGCCGCCAGTGAAATCGAGACGCAGAACCTCCAGAACCTGATCAAAGCGGCCTTCGCGGACAACCGCGGCCCAGCCCGCACCGACGCCGCGCCCGACACCACCAGCGGCCTGTACATGGACATCCACAGCTACAGCCAGCTGGTGCTGTGGCCCTGGGG
It encodes:
- a CDS encoding MBL fold metallo-hydrolase, encoding MLRAEVLGRPAEDNALWVTADSGQGRTRLLLDCGAHVLDTLPFAEVQATDHLLLSHLHMDHVGGFDDFFRATFDRAAPTHAWGPPGTARILGHRFQGFWWNHAPDLRGQWVVHDVHDTHVRSYRFDAREAFATAHEAGTRTHGGTILTTAEVSVQAVPLEHHGRSLGFILREPDRERVNTAALAGLGLRPGPWLAALKGGAKGDLDVNGQVHHADALRAALMERERGESLAYLTDFLLDDAQQARLAPVLRGVQTLYAEAQYAPEDQDLATRHQHTTVTQVATLAYVAGIPALTLLHLSRRYRPEQWPAMLTAAQAIHPATGFPDGWLPR
- a CDS encoding VOC family protein; this translates as MPPASLRNVTLVVRDPQASRAFYRSVLDLPDAPDAGPNFVMLQAGSVTVILQPAAASSAAPQPGGVELGFEVPDVDAARDALLAAGGTVGDVQRMGWGEALDARDPDGHALTLYRRR
- a CDS encoding EamA family transporter: MNARALLLALLITGIWGVNFIVIKWSVAGAPPLLVAALRFAVAALPAVFLVPRPQLPARLLWGYGLLVGVVQFGLLYLAIQLGMSAGLGSLLMQMQAFFTALLAARLLGERIQPWQAAGMTAAFGGMALIGALSGGDLPLVSLGLTLLAALGWAGSNLVVRASGGANMLSLVVWSALIPPIPLTLLAGLTGGWAAVGHTLTHSGWGFWGAIVFMGLGNTVLGFGLWSLLIQRHGAARVAPLSLLVPVFGLIASALAFHEAFPPGKAIGALLVFAGLTLHVFGGRWWRAPRPSGPAPEA
- a CDS encoding M14 family zinc carboxypeptidase, whose translation is MHKGLSVSLLSAALLLASCSQTPTAPQAAAPQGSDSLVATADECSTFQQYPVVVSRVDFKTKRDWLDIVKTFEPVGGSLEDGYVLLDISRPEFEQLRVTGLARGWTVKIDQTQTERHSASLKTPLGALSISGYSCYRTVEETYASAQGLVTQYPNLASWSSFGSSWLKSKGRGGYDMNVLKLTNKSVTGTKPRLLITASIHAREYTPAELTTRFAEYLLANYGKDADVTWMLDSQEVWLVLQSNPDGRKKAEAGASWRKNVNDTQACSNGLYGVDLNRNFNYAWGTGGSSADPCNETYKGVAAASEIETQNLQNLIKAAFADNRGPARTDAAPDTTSGLYMDIHSYSQLVLWPWGDTTTVAPNGTQMQSLGRKFAYFNGYTPEQSVGLYPTSGTTDDFAYGELGVPAYTIELGSAFFEACSTFTGTTLPKNQAALLYALRVARQPYTMGSGPDSVTLNAPVSVATGASFTLSASATNTRFNTSNGAEPTRTISGAEYFIDTPPWAGGTARAMTAADGAFNAATESVQATVSTSGLSAGKHMVYVRAKNNSGTYGPVSALFVTVGAATGTTTTYTGTVAAAGNSYQPSTSGFTYAGGTLKGNLTGPTGTDFDLYLQKLSGSTWSQVAASEGSSSTEAINYAAASGTYRWRVYAYSGSGSYTLTETK